The following are from one region of the Monomorium pharaonis isolate MP-MQ-018 unplaced genomic scaffold, ASM1337386v2 scaffold_400, whole genome shotgun sequence genome:
- the LOC105838279 gene encoding protein Peter pan: MARKRKGRCVKRNKQINTEEKEELVKAPHSFVFHRGLPGEHIVELTKDFRKVMEPFTASSLKARKKNTIKDFVSVASVLHVTHMCIFTKTELGIYLKLCKLPRGPTLTFKIHSFCLARDVISMLKKQMVYQEAFKTSPLLVLNNFSGEGMQLKLIASTFQNMFPTINLTTVNLSTIRRCICLNYNATSKTIDFRHYTIKVIPVGLSRGIKKIVQAKVPNLSKYQDISEFLTKPTMSESEAEDDESSHVTLSQKLSSRGNHADSKSAIRLFELGPRITLQLIKVENGLLDGEVLFHELVHKTEEEKHAIKKRRETKKKLKEKRKKLQEENKKKKEAQKEKHKEKSLKGIQKKKENDILLQKIAKESTEKSALEEDDDVQYYREEVGEEPDKDLFQTKIGTKRPYKHIMRYKSKKAKFDKP; this comes from the exons ATGGCTCGTAAAAGAAAG gGTCGATGTGTGAAGCGAAATAAACAGATAAATACAGAAGAGAAGGAAGAATTAGTGAAAGCACCTCATTCCTTTGTATTCCATCGTGGATTGCCAGGGGAACATATTGTTGAACTTACCAAAGACTTTCGCAAAGTTATGGAACCTTTTACAGCTTCGTCCTTAAAAGctcgaaagaaaaatacaattaaagaCTTTGTCTCTGTTGCAAGCGTGCTGCATGTGACTCACATGTGCATATTCACCAAAACGGAACTGGGAATATACCTTAAACTTTGCAA ATTGCCTAGAGGACCTACACTTACCTTCAAGATACACAGTTTCTGTTTAGCACGAGATGTTATATCTATGCTAAAGAAACAGATGGTATATCAGGAGGCCTTCAAAACTTCTCCACTTTtagttttaaacaatttcagtGGCGAGGGGATGCAATTGAAACTCATAGCTTCCACTTTCCAGAACATGTTTCCAACTATAAACTTGACCACT GTTAATCTGAGCACGATTCGTCGTTGCATATGTCTAAATTACAATGCAACGTCAAAAACTATTGACTTTAGACATTATACGATCAAAGTTATACCTGTAGGTTTGTCGagaggtattaaaaaaatagtacaagCAAAAGTACCAAATTTGTCTAAATATCAAGATATTTCGGAATTTCTGACGAAACCGACCATGTCAGAAAGCGAAGCAGAAGATGACGAAAGCAGTCATGTCACATTATCACAAAAATTGTCGTCAAGAGGGAATCATGCTGATTCTAAAAGCGCGATTCGATTATTCGAGTTAGGACCGAGAATAACATTGCAG TTAATCAAGGTGGAAAATGGACTCCTCGATGGCGAAGTGCTTTTCCATGAACTTGTACATAAAACAGAAGAAGAGAAACATGcgataaaaaagagaagagaaacgaagaagaaattaaaggaaaagagaaaaaagttgcaggaagaaaataaaaagaagaaggaagCACAAAAAGAGAAACACAAAGAGAAGTCGTTGAAAGGaattcaaaagaaaaaagagaatgaTATACTTCTACAAAAAATTGCGAAGGAATCTACCGAAAAGAGTGCATTGGAGGAAGACGACGATGTACAATATTATCGTGAAGAAGTGGGAGAAGAACCTGATAAag atttgtttcaaacaaaaattggTACCAAGAGGCCGTATAAGCACATAATGCGATACAAATCAAAAAAAGCGAAATTCGATAAACCCTAG